The stretch of DNA CATCAGACACCTTTTTACTCAAAGCAGGCGTGTCCCGAATCATGGAAGCCAGCCGGTCCTTTGAATAGGACTCGGCCATTTCCAATGTCGGCAAGACCAATAACATGGGCGATGGATCATAATCAATAAAATATCCGATGATGTTATTCAAGATTTCGGATTTCCCTACTTGCGCACTAGACATCACCACAATTTCCTCTATGCTGGCATCGTTGACGGCGTTCATGATCTCTCGCTGGTATGGCGCCCGATCTGTGTTCCATTTTCCGTATTCCGCGGAAGATTCCTGAGAAAGCACACGCTCTTGATCCGCCCACTCGGACACTTTTAATTTCGGAGGAGGAGCAACTAAACTAGCCGCCTTTTGAAACAGCTTTAGCGTCTGCTTCTGCGTCAATCTCCGCCACCTCCACAATGCTACTCTCATATTCCACTAATTCCACAAACAGAGACGGATCGTATGTCGCCAACTCCCCCAGCGCCTCATGTATGTTTTGCTCTAATATCGCTTCGATATATTTGGGATCGTCCTTATTCACCAACATCAACGCAACCTTTGTGGGGAGAGAAAGCATTTTGGAACGAAAGGCCATCACCATATGATTTAGAACCTTTTCGACTTCTTCGGAACGGTGCATTTCGTTTTTTATATGGGCAAGCTCAATTTCTGCTTTTTCACGTTTCGCTTTTTCATGCAACCACTTTTCGTAATCGAGTGATTCGGCTACATCGTTTTCATCCAATCCCTCGGATGCCAATTTTAAAAACGTTACGTATTTACCGACCGTATCGATCAAGTCAAATCGGCCATAACCGACGCGTGCGATTACACCTTCTTCAACTAACTGACGGACGCGCCGTTCAGTCAGATTGAACATCTTTGCAATCGCACTTGTATTGACTACCAAATCATTAACCGGCGTTTTCGCCATTAAAAATCACCCCACTTTGGAAGGAAAGCTCATTTCACGCATTTTTGTGTCTAGAAAAAGCCCGCGAGTCGCCGTCCCGCAGGGCGTCATTATTGGCCAGAAGGACCCGTCTTTTTTGAAATTGTTTGTGAATATCACACAATTCATTTCGGTTTTTTTGAATAAAAAACAGGCGCACCCTATGGCATGCCTGCATCAATGACAAAGAGCGACGCCTCGACAACACACCGAAGCATCGCTCATCACACGTTCGTATTTACTTATCACACACTACCATAATAACACATACAAAAACAAAATCTCTGTCATTATTCTCCCAAAAGTCTCCCACTTTTCTGTCACTCTCATAAATTATTTGGTACTTACTTACATTACTCAGCCTTTTACATGATATTATTACATTAACATAATACATATTCTGTTAAAGTCTATAATTACGTAGAAAGCCAATCCTGCCAATACTTCAAACAGCTTTTAAAAAATGAGTTTTACAAGCCCTTATTTTGTAAAAGTCTTTACTATACTAAAGTCCGCTTTAATCATTTAATCGAAAAAGCCAGTCTGCATTTCCGTAAAAAGACAAAATAAAAAACGCCGCATAAGCGACGTCGATTTACTCCATCATTCCGTTTTCAGTATCTCAGTTTTTTGTATGCTGCTTCGATGGCATCCTGGTTAACACCGATATATTTTAGAGTAATGTATTCAGCGCTATGGCCAAATATATCTTGAAGCAAAGCGACATCTTTCGTAGCTTGATAGAGGTGATAACCAAATGTTTTTCGTAATGTGTGCGTGCCGATTTCGGCTAAGCCAGCTGTATGAGCAGCTTCCCGTAAAATATTATATGCTTGGACACGGGTAATTGGGCTGTTCCGTCCTTGTCTGCTTTTGAACAAATATTCATCATCCGACAAATCTTTTATATACTTGTCAATAATCTTTCGTAATTCTGGCAAAACCGGTATTCGTTTGACCGAATTGGTTTTCTGTGTTTTTTGTTCCCGTATATACAAGACGGATTTACCTCGAACATCTTTTATTTTGAACCGTAAAATGTCTGAAATACGCAATCCGGTATAAATGCCAAAGCAAAAGAGAAGTTCGTTCCGAGCGCTCTTCTCCGATAAGATCGCCCGCACCTCTCGAACTTTTTCAACCTCCCGGATTGGTTGAACAAAGTTCATTCCTTGACCCCCTCGTGCTCATAAACTTCTATTCCCAGGCCGATTGCCAATTTATAAAGTGCTCGTCTCCGGATACGATAATACTTACTCTCTGACATACGCATTTCCGTATAGATTTCATAATTATACATGGGTTCCACTTCAAGGTATGCCATGAAAATGATTTGCCGTTCGATTTTCGACAGCTTGCAAAATCCTCGATTGAACCATTTCAAAAACCTCAAATATTCTTGCTTGAAATCCGCCATTTTTACTGCGGCATTTTCAACACTGGATTGTTTGATATTGGAATAGTTCGGCATTTCCAGTGTATATTTTGCTGTGATCGACGGCATCATTTCTTCATGGGTCGTTAACATATAGGTCCGGTATTGTCTTAGTGTGTCCTCGACTGCATCCTGCGTTGCTTTGCCATCAATATTGACAAGTAAATCTTGCATCACGGTTCCCCCTTTATTTTCTTCTAAATGCTCCATTTACCCGCTTATAAATATCACGCTTAATACCCATCAACTCCTGCAATTCTCGTTCCGTAAATTTTTCAGTTTTTTTCTGGCGCGCTTGTTTCCTATTGGTTTTTTCACCTTTCCAAAAGCCCTTTTCTTTAAGTTGATCTTGCAGAGTCCTCATTGGATCACTTCCTTCTTTAAAATGAAAAAGGGACGACAAATGAAGCAGCAAAACGCTGCTGTCAAATGTCGCCCCCGGATCTCGGTCAAGCCACTTTTAAACGGATATTTTCTTATTTTCTTCAATTCGAATCACTTTATCATCCATTAATACTAAACTTGCTGTACCATAAGCAGGCATATCGTAAATGATTACGTTTCCATCTTTTTTAAAATACAGCTTTTTATCATCCAATAAATCTGAAAGCTGTTCCATGATTTCTTCGCTCATTCGGACTCCCCCTGTGATATAATTGATGTGAGATTGGCAGGAGGAATCCTGTCTTTTTTATTTTCCAAACCACCCGCCGGTACGCGGTCGAATACTCCCCTCTTCTGCTTGGTCCATAATCAGCAGCGCGACGCTGATCAGATTACACCCAAATTCTTTGGCAATATCTTCGCCCGACATACCAGAACGCCACGGCTCACGGAACCGAAGAACCTGATAGCCGTCCCAATACCATTGCACATCAGCATTTTCAAGCAGGACATGGGAGTCTTCATGTTTTAAGGGCTTCACCATTTCTGGATGCTCCTTTCTCCTTAGTTGACCTCCATGTCTTTCTTAATTAATCCAGTTTCCACAAAAGCCTCCATGATTGAATTAATCAAATCTTCTTTGGGAATATCCATGGTTCCCTTAACTACTTGCAAACCGTCAAGGCTCAACTCTTTTTCTTTTTCCAAGCAATGCTTTTCACTCCAATAAGCACATTTGCCACTAAACTGACGTTGGAATTTATCTTCTTCAGGGTTGTAGTAAAAAATGGGCTCATTGCTTTCCCAGCCACCCAAACACAAGACCCACGTCTCTACTTTCGCCATTTCAATTTGTTCTACCACCTGCTTCACTCCTTTGTGTTATCTTCGGAACGAACGTTAGTCTGACGAAAGAGCAATGAACGGCTTGCCTTTCCAATGTTCCTTTACCACCGACCTCAAGGTCTCTTTGCTTGTCCGTGTTTCGTCTGTCCATGCTTCAAAATCGAGCGGCAATTCCGTTGGTTCGTAATCGTAAAACGCATCGTCATCACTTAGACCTGTTTCTTTCCGGTAGTAATTCTTCGCTTGCTCCAATGATTCAGCAGCTACAGCATCGTATTCGTTCAATTGAAATACTTTTACACTTTCCAAATTAATCGCTCCTTTTGTTTCGTATTTTGTTCGTACTGTTCAGTAACTTAACTTTTGCCCACAACCTGAGCAATATTTTCCGTTTACATTAGATTTACATATTGGGCAAGCCTGACTTGATGTTTCTGTTTTAATTACTTTTTGTGATGTTTGCCTTTCTATAGATACCAACAACGTCTCTAATAATGGCTTTTCAAAACGTAGTGGAATCCATTGTATTCCGTAATTTTCTTCAAATTCTCGGATTCCGGATTGTGCTTTTTCTTTTAATATCTCAACCCTTGCTTTTTCTAAATCAGCAAATACATCACCTTTCACTGAATTTCACTCCTTCACATAATCCGTCTACTGCGAAACTACTTTTTAACACCAGTAATGTTTTCGATTGTTCCAACTTTCTGAACAACCTTAGTTAGTCGATCAATATAGCCTTCTTTGTAAATGGTTCCAGCGTCATACTCCTTGACATGGAATTCAAACATTGCGATACATAATTTTGATTCCGCGGACTTACTGCATACCACTTTTTCCAATGCCGTCAATCCTTGTTTGCTATGCAACTTGGTACCAGACCGTTTAAGAATTTTATTGCGTTGACGTTTTTTCATAAGTTCATATTCACACCTTTGCAAATTCCGTCTACTACTTACCAATACGTCTCTCATACTCCTGCAACAATTCCCGATCAGTCATATTCTCAAATGCCGATCGGTTCCATCCAGTCCACAGGGTTAGCAAGGCGATGAGTTCTTCACGTTGACCGGGTGTCACGGCAAATCCTCCGCTTTCACAAATACCCCGTTTACCATTTTGCCCGTCCGGTCCTTAATCTCTTCATAAGCGATACCTGCACACTCCTCAATGGAGGTTCCTAACTGCATAGAGAGTATGGTCAGGACGACGTGTGCATCCCCGATACCGTCCTTCGCTTCGTCAATATTTCCTCTCGCCAGAGCAGCAGCGATTTCTCCGATTTCTTCCATGAGTTTGAGCATTTGATTGTTGGGGGTGGCCATATCGAGCCCTCGATGAATGGCCCAACTGCGAATGTGATCGGTAGTATCTTGGATGTTCGGAACTTTCAAATCTTTGTAATTAGGATTTTTCATTTCGTTTCCTCCCTCTATGCTCCAACTAAAAAATCTGTAATTGATGTCGCTGATCTGTTGGACCAACTTATTTCTGTTATGTCCGTGTTTTTAATTGCGTAAGCCATCATTGCCTTTGGCGCGTCAGGATCTATATAGCCCCACCCGTTTATATCAAGATATTTTTTAGGCTTTAAACTGAAACAACATAAGTAAGGCATATCTTCATCTCTAACGACATACTGATATCCTTTTTCATTCAGCTCTTTTAATAGAGTGATTGTTTCTTCTCGATTATTGAGATTCATGTTTTCATCCCATCTTCTATATCGTGGCCAGCCATCGCCGTTTCCCAAGAAACTGTTTTTATCGGCCCGTTGAAAAGGTTCAGAATTTCATCTTTCCCTTTGGTATCTTCATAAAAATAATCATATCCATGGAGCGAAAAGTGAACTCTACTCTTTACCAGCGAAGGGGTGTATCCACTGGTGATCCGGAGCCAATGAAACTCGGAACTCAGTTGGCAATGTATGAGCTCCTTCCCACCATCAAGAAAATCATCGAATGATAATTGATTCACACGCAGCCCCTCCTATGCCTCCATTTTTTATTACGTGGCGATCCAGTCATATGGTAAAAGAGGGGAACTAACCCCTCTTTTATTTCTTATGCCACAATAGTGACTTTCTTTTTGTCTATCAAATCGGCTAGCTGTTCAGCGAAATACTCTTTAATATTGTGCATGGCGTTCAACTCCCAAGCACCACCGTCCGCTTCAAATAAAGCGACTTCCCCGCCTTCACGCAGGCGCAGAATGAAATCTGATTCGGGTTGAGTGACTTCAACGAACGTCCTGAACGGTTTCAGGGAAACTGGGTTCGGCACGTTCTCAAAACCAATTGTTGCCACACCTTGCTTTGCCGTCACTCGCTGGGTAACTCCGTCATCGTTTTGCGTGACCGAATTTTCCTCGACGATTGAACTGATTACCTTCAAGACCTTTTCTTTGCTGGCGTTGTGGACGAAACAAGCTTGTAGCATGATGTTGAAAGCTTCACGGGACATAAACCGTTCAAACTCGATTTCCGGCAAAAGCGCTTTGGCTTTGATATACGTTCGACGGTCATTGACATCATTCAAGGCATCAAAGACATTGACTTTCGTTGGCGATTCGACATGGATCATGACTGAACGTTCATGGTCAAAGTTGGAACGAATGTAATCTACCAATCCGGACAAACTTTGAATCTCGATGGTGTTGACGTCATGCTCGACGTTCAAACGATGCAAGCTACGGGTGGAGTATGTATTACCCAATGCCTCCACAGTTTCCGGTCTCTTCAAATCCAACAAATACTGAACAAATTCTTTTAACATTTTCATAACCTCTTTCTTTTTTTATTTAAAGCCAACAACTTTACTGTCGACAGCTTTCGGTTTTGGTGTTTCTTCGGTTTTTTGCCCTTTATCGTCCAGAACCTCGCCATTGTCGTCCACGTACATTTGCCCTGGAATGCCGCTTTTCAATTCCGCGCCGGTGATTCGTCCGTCCTTGTCCATATCAATCAACAATTCCGTTCCGATCGGCTGAGGTGGAGCGATAGAGGACTTGGCTTCCACGGAAACGTTCGCCAAGTTCCGGTTTTTGTTTGCCTTCAACGTGACGACCAACGTGACCTTTCTCGCCTTCTTGAAATCCGTGTTAGGATCCGCGATATTTTCAAGCACTTTCTGCAATTCGATATTAAACTTTTCCGAAACAGCACCATTGGCAAGACTATTCAAATCGATTATTTTTTTCATACCTCTCACCTCTTCATTTTTTATTCACTGCGTAATCGCGCGCTTGACAGCGAGTAAGCCCTTCAATACTGGATAGCTGAGCAATTCTAAAGGTGTATTTTCAGGACTGGCATAAACGCCAATCTTATGTAGCTGCTCAATGACGTATTTTTTTCTATTTGCCATGCAGGATCCCCCTCTCCTATTTTTCTAAGTGGCGTTCATAAAGCCTGTTCAACTCTTCATCTGAAAGACTTTCAAGAAACGAAAGCGCATAATTATTTTTAAGATAGATTGCCGTGATTTTCTCTTCACACTCATCTTTGCCCATGTTCACACCCCCGCTCTGTAAAGAACGCGCTCTCCTGCTTTCGCATGACCGACATAGGCCGGATATTCAACGACGTTTTTCCGATGCTCATACAAGCTCGCTTCGATTCCCGTATCAGGGAAAAACATCGTGGGTATCATCAACCTATCCGCATGTGTGATTTTCCCTCCGCGATCCCGGAATAACTCAACATGAAGCCGGAACGCGTCCAGTGAGTTTTCTGCTAAATAAAATGCAAACCAATCTTTTTCTTGGGTCTGGATGACGAACAATTTAATTCTTCCGATTCCTAGCATATTGCTCTCAACCAGACGCTCGATCTCTTGTCCGTTGTACGAGATAACATTCAGCTTTTCGCTGTCATCGTCCAACTGGACAGCTCGGTTGGCGATCGCCCAATACACGCTATGTGCCAGTCGGGGCAAATCAGTTTCGACGGCAAAGTCAAAGACCTCCTTCACCGTCACCATCGTTACGCCATTCCTCTCTGGGACCAATCGATATCATACAGCTTTCCGGTATCCTTCACGTAGGCGACTGTCGCCGTTCCGGTAGGCCCATTTCTTTGTTTCGAAACGATGATTTCCAACAGATTTTGGTTTTCGGTTTCTTTATCATAGTAGTCCTCCCGGTACAGGAAGCAGATTACATCGGCATCTTGTTCGATATTTCCCGATTCCCGTAAATCGCTCATGAGCGGTCTTTTGTCCTGACGAGATTCCACTCCTCGATTGAGCTGTGATAAGCAGACAACAGGACAATCAAATTCTTTTGCCATGCCTTTCAGGTCGTAGCTGATTTGTCCGACCTGCTGCGTTACATTATCGCGAGGGTTATCGGGCCGAATCAGTTGCAAATAGTCGATGAAGATAATCGGCTTTTTGCCGGGATTGTTTTTAATGATTTGGCGAGCTTTTGCTTTGATCTGACCGGTAGTCAGCCCACTGCGGTCATCGATCTGGATATTGGCATCTCCGAGATGGCCGATTGCTTGGGGCCATTTGTTCTTTTGCTTTTGATCGAAATATTCATACGGGTTACGCATGCGGAGCCGGTTATATCCCCCTGCCGAGGCGATTAGACGTGTGACCATTAATTTTCGGCTCATTTCAAGTGAAAAGATGATTGGTAAATGTTTGGACCAGCCGGCAGATAGGGCGAAATGATTCAATGTGTCCGTCTTCCCCATAGATGGCCTAGCAGCTACAATTATCATTTCGCTATTTTGGAAACCATTCAGGAGTTTGTCCAAGTCTCTCAGCCCACTCGAAACTCCAGTATCAACAATCATCGGCTGAAAAGGCATTTCGAAAAGGGTGGCCAAATCGTCTTTTATTGACGCATCTTCTTGGGGAGTATGCTCCATCTGCAAGTCGTCAAAGGCTTTTTGAATGTCTGCGATCTCCCAATTTTCCGTTTGCGCTTGCTGGAGCAGACGGCCTTTTTCCCTTGATTTCCATCCCTCGACAACAATTTCTCTGTATTCGTCAAATCGAGAGGGGTTCGCGAAATTGTTAAGATCGGCCAAGTAGTTTGCGCCACCTAATTCAGTCGGCTCCCGCATTGTCATGATCGTGATATAATCAACTGGTCGCTTCTGCCTCACCAATTCCTTCATGGCGGAAAAAATGTTTTTGTGCATCTGCTTCGTGAAATAGGCTTCCTGAATCCCACTGTCAAGAATCAGGTAGTCTTCCCGCAGCATCGAACCTAAAATACTTTTCTCGGCAAGTTCAAAATTCATTTATTCTTCCCCTCTCCCAAAGTCCAGCTGTGGTGGCTGATACGGTGCCGATGCCGGAAGTTTTCTTTTTTGAAAGTTCTCGTTCAGATAGTTTTCGAAATTAGTAGCATTGAACAAGGTGGACGGGCGCAGGTAATTATTGAACTGCGGATCGTTCAGCCATTGATTCGCCTTGCTATCAATAACGGACTTAAAGTCTTCAAGTGTGTATCCATCGCTAAGCCGTCCGTTAATCAGTTTCTTGGTTGCGGATGACGAGGCTTTGAAACGCTTCCCAGTTTTTTCGTTTAGGTAATCAATGATCTGAAAAGCGACGTCGAGATCATTCTCGACAATATCTTTTTTATTACTCTTAATCTCTTTGGTTATTGGTGGGGTCATATTGTCCCGATGACATGGGGCCGTATTGTCCTCAACGTTCGGGGCACTTTGACCCTCTCCATTGGGACAATTTGACCCGATGGTCGGGACAGTTTGCCCGCTTTCCGAAACACACTTGGAATAATCGATTCGATACCATTTTGTCCGGTCCATTTTCATCTTGTTATGGGCAGACGTCGAAATGACGTAGCCCTCATCTTCAAGCTTCTTCACAGTACGCTTGATTGTTTTAACGGACCAGAACGGGAACTCTTCCTGCCATTCTTCGAAAGTTTTATAGACCCATCTATAACCATCCTTGATGTTGGTCGAAATAAGCGAACGGTAGTGCAGTTGTTGCAATAAAATAGCCTCGTTAAGCCCTATGTTTTTCGCCAGTGAAGGCAAGACTTGCAGGGGAGGCTCACTGATTAATAGATTCATTCATGCCCCTCCTATGGTGCTGGTATGACTCTCGGCTTGCCGGATTCGCGATGCACGATCAACCATTCATCCGTCATCTTCTTACTGATCAGCCAGTTAGCTGGAGCAAGTTTGAAAGATTTGATGTGATTGCACTCAGCCACCGACGGTTTACGTCCTCGCTTCAATACTGTCACCTCCCCACGTCTCGACGAATCGCAGTGCGTCTTGCAGTTGCGATTGCTTGATGTCCCGGTACGAATCCACTTCATACCGTTCGCGCATTTCCGAATAGATCGCGCGAAAGATCACTGGACGAGCGCCGATTTCCTTTTTCGTCAAATGATAGACCCGCTCACCGACAGCATTACGAAGCCTGCGCTGCTCCCCCGAATGCAAAGTAGAATTCTGAATCTGAGTTTCCAAAGCTATCACCCTACTTTCTAAATGATTGATCGCTTCTTTGACAGCCGGAGGCAAGGCTGTCCTCATTTTGTCGTCTGCCTCTAATCGTTGCCCTCTCGTATGGATTGCATAATATTTATCAATGAGCATTTGATACGATTGCCAAGCTTGGTCATTGTTCAGCGAACGGGCAAGTAGCAACGCACCCTGTTCGGTCCACAAATACAAAACAGAAACATATTTAAGGCTGTCCTCATTTTGTCGCCCGGTTTTGAAAGCCTTCAATTCCTCTCCGACAAGCACGTAGTAGTGGACACCGGCAGTGTAACGATTTCGGTTCCGTTGGAAGTTACGGGTAATCGTCTTACTATCCGTCTCAAACAGTTCGGCGATCTGGCTCGTCGAAAGGACTCTCCTGGAAGCGTGTTCGATTACTTGAGGTTTATCCACACAGTCTTTCCTCCCTTGACGTCTCTCCCCTGATCGTCTATAATCAAGGGAGAACGTTTGTTTTATATGATTTGTTTACCGACTCATTCGCATGCCAGTGCGAGTGGGTTTTTTATTTGTCCGAAATTCACGTGGATTACCTCTGTTTGAGTTTGAACAGGTTCAAGCCAATCTTGGGGTAGATGCTCTTCGATCAGTTGAAGTTCGTTCTGACTCAGAATTGCGATAAACTGAACCCCCTCTATTTCCGTCCGGATCTCCACTGGGTAATCCCCACACGCGGATCGCTTTTGAACGTCGAACGTCGTAAAGTAATTTAAGAAAAACTCGGGGTTGCAAAAATGTTCTACCCGACCTCCTGCCGGATGGATAGAAGTTGAGATAATTCCCCTCTCCGTGTCATCCAGCACCGATACAAGTTGCTGAGTCAGGTCGATAAGCTCGTTCAAATGATTCATTTGTATCTCTCCTTTTATTTTTTTGATGGTGAATCCCATCAAGAAGCCCATGAGTTGCCGTGGAGTAGAGAACGATTTTGGGAGGTATGAGATAGTAACGGGATTCATTCTCATGGACTTCTTGACAGGAGCCAAACGC from Bacillus sp. OxB-1 encodes:
- a CDS encoding DUF6906 family protein is translated as MKRGRKPSVAECNHIKSFKLAPANWLISKKMTDEWLIVHRESGKPRVIPAP
- a CDS encoding BH0509 family protein produces the protein MGKDECEEKITAIYLKNNYALSFLESLSDEELNRLYERHLEK
- a CDS encoding site-specific integrase, with the translated sequence MNFVQPIREVEKVREVRAILSEKSARNELLFCFGIYTGLRISDILRFKIKDVRGKSVLYIREQKTQKTNSVKRIPVLPELRKIIDKYIKDLSDDEYLFKSRQGRNSPITRVQAYNILREAAHTAGLAEIGTHTLRKTFGYHLYQATKDVALLQDIFGHSAEYITLKYIGVNQDAIEAAYKKLRY
- a CDS encoding MazG-like family protein, which translates into the protein MKNPNYKDLKVPNIQDTTDHIRSWAIHRGLDMATPNNQMLKLMEEIGEIAAALARGNIDEAKDGIGDAHVVLTILSMQLGTSIEECAGIAYEEIKDRTGKMVNGVFVKAEDLP
- a CDS encoding ORF6N domain-containing protein, producing MDKPQVIEHASRRVLSTSQIAELFETDSKTITRNFQRNRNRYTAGVHYYVLVGEELKAFKTGRQNEDSLKYVSVLYLWTEQGALLLARSLNNDQAWQSYQMLIDKYYAIHTRGQRLEADDKMRTALPPAVKEAINHLESRVIALETQIQNSTLHSGEQRRLRNAVGERVYHLTKKEIGARPVIFRAIYSEMRERYEVDSYRDIKQSQLQDALRFVETWGGDSIEART
- a CDS encoding ArpU family phage packaging/lysis transcriptional regulator, with amino-acid sequence MQDLLVNIDGKATQDAVEDTLRQYRTYMLTTHEEMMPSITAKYTLEMPNYSNIKQSSVENAAVKMADFKQEYLRFLKWFNRGFCKLSKIERQIIFMAYLEVEPMYNYEIYTEMRMSESKYYRIRRRALYKLAIGLGIEVYEHEGVKE
- a CDS encoding conserved phage C-terminal domain-containing protein; the encoded protein is MNLLISEPPLQVLPSLAKNIGLNEAILLQQLHYRSLISTNIKDGYRWVYKTFEEWQEEFPFWSVKTIKRTVKKLEDEGYVISTSAHNKMKMDRTKWYRIDYSKCVSESGQTVPTIGSNCPNGEGQSAPNVEDNTAPCHRDNMTPPITKEIKSNKKDIVENDLDVAFQIIDYLNEKTGKRFKASSSATKKLINGRLSDGYTLEDFKSVIDSKANQWLNDPQFNNYLRPSTLFNATNFENYLNENFQKRKLPASAPYQPPQLDFGRGEE
- a CDS encoding replicative DNA helicase, which produces MNFELAEKSILGSMLREDYLILDSGIQEAYFTKQMHKNIFSAMKELVRQKRPVDYITIMTMREPTELGGANYLADLNNFANPSRFDEYREIVVEGWKSREKGRLLQQAQTENWEIADIQKAFDDLQMEHTPQEDASIKDDLATLFEMPFQPMIVDTGVSSGLRDLDKLLNGFQNSEMIIVAARPSMGKTDTLNHFALSAGWSKHLPIIFSLEMSRKLMVTRLIASAGGYNRLRMRNPYEYFDQKQKNKWPQAIGHLGDANIQIDDRSGLTTGQIKAKARQIIKNNPGKKPIIFIDYLQLIRPDNPRDNVTQQVGQISYDLKGMAKEFDCPVVCLSQLNRGVESRQDKRPLMSDLRESGNIEQDADVICFLYREDYYDKETENQNLLEIIVSKQRNGPTGTATVAYVKDTGKLYDIDWSQRGMA